One window from the genome of Cryobacterium sp. GrIS_2_6 encodes:
- a CDS encoding bifunctional [glutamine synthetase] adenylyltransferase/[glutamine synthetase]-adenylyl-L-tyrosine phosphorylase: MAREALTLTELARVGFAELGEVRACLDEVVTRGGPDSAGLLPLLARTASPDVALSGLIALLRQAPTELLALLACPGAPLRLLLVLGASRGLTDFFLRHPEELGVLATRSRSLPGPEELTRDLLASVGAVDGFAALVDDAGWVALRVRYRRRLAEVAAFDLEQTDPVAGLDGVARALSDLAAAALEGSLAVARTMVSAPVAAPGVFPVDQVRSTRLAVIGMGKAGARELNYVSDVDVIFVAEADPETGLESGRAVDIATRLAILLMRGLNQPTLEPELWEVDPNLRPEGKSGALVRSLDSHIAYYERWAKSWEFQALLKARPLAGHAGLGERYLAAVGPKVWTSASRENFVESVQRMRERVTDNIPDDEVDVQLKLGPGGLRDIEFTVQLLQLVHGQADEDVRQAGTLPALAALAESGYVGRAEAAEFSQDYRILRLMEHRLQLYRLRRTHLVPRDEASLRILARATGLASGAAQLSTRWADTKHRVRGLHERLFYRPLLSAVAALPDGELVLTSAQAEARLAAIGFRDTKGAFAHIAALTGGVSRRATIQRHLLPVLLQWFSEGADPDYGLLAFRRLSDSLGSTYWFLRMLRDSSGAAERLTRVLSSSRFVGELLETIPESVAWLENENDLRPRPLAVLRAESRAVLARHQTPEAAASVLRTARRREILRLAFSSILGRISIDQLATGLTDVTATVIEGVTAAIRGTGLRGEPDGDADGIEFAVIGMGRFGGAELGFGSDADVMYVFRAGAVTGEAAHARAMVIARELKRLTEDSRLPLDLDLGLRPEGKNGAVARSLDSYAAYYRRWSLTWEAQALLRGRGVAGDAGLLADFEALADSVRFPLAIDDQAVREIKRMKARVEKERLPQGADPNRHLKLGRGSLSDVEWFVQLLQLQHAAAIPELRTHSTLGALHAAARAGLVSDSDAETLRAAWIFASRCRSAMTLWMNRTADTLPTDRIQLEGIARILEYPPGSANRLEDDYLAVTRRARAVFERRFYGPVEHAGPFAG, from the coding sequence ATGGCGCGAGAGGCGTTGACCCTCACCGAACTTGCGAGGGTCGGCTTCGCTGAACTCGGTGAGGTCCGGGCGTGCCTCGACGAGGTCGTCACCCGGGGCGGACCCGATTCGGCAGGACTCTTGCCGTTGCTCGCCCGCACGGCGAGCCCGGACGTAGCACTCTCCGGCCTGATCGCCCTGCTGCGGCAGGCACCGACGGAGCTTCTGGCCCTCCTGGCCTGCCCGGGCGCTCCGTTGCGCCTCCTGCTCGTGCTCGGCGCGTCCCGCGGCCTGACCGATTTCTTCCTGCGGCACCCGGAGGAGCTCGGCGTCCTGGCCACCCGGTCACGGTCCCTTCCCGGCCCCGAGGAACTCACCCGGGATCTGCTCGCCTCGGTCGGGGCCGTCGACGGCTTCGCTGCCCTCGTCGACGACGCGGGCTGGGTTGCGCTGCGAGTGCGGTACCGGCGGAGACTCGCGGAGGTCGCCGCGTTCGATCTCGAACAGACTGACCCCGTCGCCGGCCTTGACGGTGTCGCCAGGGCGCTCTCCGATCTCGCCGCCGCCGCGCTGGAGGGCTCCCTCGCCGTGGCACGCACGATGGTGTCTGCCCCCGTTGCCGCCCCTGGCGTCTTCCCCGTCGACCAGGTGCGCTCCACCCGGCTCGCCGTGATCGGCATGGGGAAGGCCGGGGCCAGGGAACTCAACTACGTCAGCGACGTCGACGTCATCTTCGTCGCGGAAGCAGACCCCGAAACCGGGCTCGAGTCCGGTCGTGCCGTCGACATCGCGACCAGGCTTGCGATCCTGCTGATGCGCGGCCTCAACCAGCCGACGCTCGAACCCGAGCTCTGGGAGGTCGACCCGAACCTGCGTCCAGAGGGAAAGTCGGGGGCGCTCGTGCGTTCCCTCGACTCACACATCGCGTATTACGAGCGGTGGGCGAAGAGCTGGGAATTCCAGGCCCTGCTCAAGGCGAGGCCGCTCGCCGGCCATGCCGGGCTCGGTGAACGGTACCTGGCCGCGGTCGGTCCGAAGGTGTGGACGAGCGCCAGCCGGGAGAACTTCGTCGAGTCGGTGCAGCGGATGCGTGAACGGGTGACCGACAACATCCCCGACGACGAGGTCGATGTCCAGCTCAAGCTCGGCCCTGGCGGGCTGCGCGACATCGAGTTCACCGTGCAGCTCCTCCAGCTCGTCCACGGCCAGGCCGACGAAGACGTGCGACAGGCCGGCACCCTCCCCGCACTCGCGGCCCTCGCAGAGTCCGGCTACGTCGGTCGCGCGGAAGCTGCGGAATTCTCACAGGACTACCGGATCCTCCGGCTGATGGAACACCGCCTGCAGCTCTACCGGCTGCGACGTACCCACCTCGTGCCGCGCGACGAGGCGAGCCTGCGCATCCTCGCCAGGGCGACCGGACTCGCCTCGGGAGCCGCCCAGCTCAGCACGCGCTGGGCGGACACTAAACACAGGGTTCGTGGACTGCACGAGCGCCTCTTCTACCGGCCGTTGCTCTCCGCCGTTGCGGCCCTCCCCGATGGGGAGCTCGTGCTCACGAGCGCGCAGGCCGAGGCCAGGCTCGCGGCGATCGGTTTCCGCGACACCAAGGGCGCCTTCGCCCATATCGCCGCGCTCACCGGGGGCGTCTCCCGTCGGGCGACGATCCAGCGCCACCTGCTTCCGGTCCTCCTGCAGTGGTTCTCCGAGGGTGCCGACCCCGACTACGGCCTGTTGGCCTTCCGGCGCCTCAGCGACAGCCTCGGGTCGACCTACTGGTTCCTGCGGATGCTCCGCGACTCCTCCGGCGCCGCCGAACGGCTGACCCGGGTGCTGTCCTCGTCCCGGTTCGTCGGCGAACTCCTCGAAACCATTCCGGAGTCGGTCGCATGGCTCGAGAACGAGAACGACCTGCGCCCGCGGCCCCTCGCCGTGCTGCGCGCAGAGTCCCGCGCGGTCCTGGCACGCCACCAGACGCCGGAAGCGGCGGCATCCGTCCTCCGCACGGCGAGGCGCCGAGAGATCCTGCGCCTGGCCTTCTCGTCCATCCTCGGCAGGATCAGCATCGACCAGCTCGCGACGGGCCTGACCGACGTCACCGCGACCGTGATCGAGGGCGTCACCGCGGCGATCCGCGGCACCGGCCTCCGGGGCGAGCCGGACGGCGACGCGGACGGCATCGAGTTCGCCGTGATCGGCATGGGCCGGTTCGGGGGAGCGGAGCTGGGCTTCGGTTCCGACGCCGACGTGATGTACGTGTTCAGGGCGGGAGCCGTCACCGGCGAGGCCGCCCACGCCCGGGCGATGGTCATCGCCAGGGAACTCAAACGCCTCACCGAGGACAGCCGCCTTCCGCTCGACCTCGACCTCGGGCTGCGTCCCGAGGGGAAGAACGGTGCCGTCGCCCGGTCCCTCGACTCGTATGCGGCATACTACCGGCGCTGGTCGCTGACCTGGGAGGCGCAGGCGCTGCTGCGGGGCAGGGGCGTCGCCGGCGATGCCGGTCTGCTTGCCGACTTCGAGGCCCTCGCGGACTCGGTTCGCTTCCCGCTCGCGATCGACGACCAGGCGGTCCGGGAGATCAAACGGATGAAGGCGCGCGTCGAAAAGGAACGGTTGCCGCAGGGCGCAGACCCGAACCGGCACCTCAAGCTCGGCCGGGGATCGCTCAGCGATGTCGAGTGGTTCGTCCAGCTGCTGCAGTTGCAGCACGCCGCGGCGATCCCCGAGCTGCGCACGCACTCGACCCTCGGTGCCCTGCATGCCGCCGCCCGGGCCGGGCTCGTGAGCGACTCGGATGCCGAGACCCTCCGGGCGGCGTGGATCTTCGCCTCCCGCTGCCGTTCCGCGATGACCCTGTGGATGAACCGGACCGCGGACACCCTCCCGACCGACCGCATCCAGCTCGAGGGCATCGCCCGGATCCTCGAATATCCGCCGGGCTCCGCCAACCGGCTCGAAGACGACTACCTCGCCGTCACCCGGCGCGCCCGTGCCGTGTTCGAGCGTCGTTTCTACGGCCCCGTCGAACACGCGGGCCCTTTCGCCGGCTGA
- the panB gene encoding 3-methyl-2-oxobutanoate hydroxymethyltransferase, with protein MPESTASDAPRSVNDLNPFVPAPAGPKRVRTRHFSNAKKHGIPISGLTSYDMLTAQIFDQAGIDFLLVGDSAGNNVFGYETTLPVTVDELIPLTRAVARAVTRALVVADMPFGSYETGQTEALHTAVRFMKEAQAHAVKLEGGVRSHKQIKRIVTSGIPVMAHIGFTPQSEHGLGGHIIQGRGDAAEKLLEDALAVQDAGAFAVVLEMVPATVAAEVTSKLEIPTIGVGAGPNVDGQLLVWTDFAGMTEGRVPRFVRQYANVRSVLTDAVHQFKSDVESGVYPGPEHSYE; from the coding sequence ATGCCAGAGTCGACCGCGTCAGATGCTCCCCGTTCCGTCAATGATCTGAATCCATTCGTTCCCGCCCCCGCAGGACCCAAGCGGGTGCGCACCCGCCATTTCTCGAACGCGAAAAAGCATGGAATCCCGATTTCGGGCCTGACCAGCTACGACATGCTCACTGCCCAGATTTTCGACCAGGCCGGGATCGATTTCCTCCTGGTCGGAGACTCGGCGGGCAACAATGTCTTCGGCTACGAGACCACTCTTCCCGTCACCGTCGACGAGCTGATCCCGCTCACCCGTGCCGTCGCCCGCGCCGTCACCCGCGCCCTTGTCGTCGCTGACATGCCCTTCGGCTCCTACGAGACCGGCCAGACGGAAGCGCTCCACACCGCGGTGCGGTTCATGAAGGAAGCGCAGGCCCACGCGGTCAAGCTCGAGGGCGGGGTGCGCAGCCACAAGCAGATCAAGAGAATCGTGACGAGCGGAATCCCCGTGATGGCCCACATCGGTTTCACACCGCAGAGCGAACACGGTCTCGGCGGCCACATCATCCAGGGCCGCGGCGACGCCGCGGAGAAGCTCCTCGAAGACGCCCTCGCCGTGCAGGACGCCGGCGCGTTCGCCGTCGTCCTCGAGATGGTTCCGGCGACCGTGGCCGCAGAGGTCACCAGCAAGCTCGAGATCCCAACGATCGGTGTGGGGGCAGGACCGAACGTCGACGGCCAGCTGTTGGTCTGGACTGACTTCGCCGGCATGACCGAGGGCCGGGTGCCGCGTTTCGTGCGACAGTACGCCAACGTGCGCAGTGTCCTCACGGATGCCGTGCACCAGTTCAAGTCGGACGTCGAGAGCGGCGTGTACCCCGGGCCGGAACACAGCTACGAATAG
- a CDS encoding SPOR domain-containing protein, translated as MAEDTEHQFWYNLRTGTVEEGMVSLAVDRVGPFPTRDEAAHALEKLRANSAKWSAEDAAEDR; from the coding sequence ATGGCCGAAGATACTGAGCACCAGTTCTGGTACAACCTGCGCACGGGCACCGTCGAGGAGGGAATGGTATCTCTCGCCGTCGATCGGGTCGGCCCGTTCCCCACCCGCGACGAGGCAGCCCACGCCCTGGAGAAGCTCCGCGCGAACAGCGCGAAATGGTCGGCGGAGGACGCCGCGGAGGACCGCTGA
- the glnA gene encoding type I glutamate--ammonia ligase: protein MDKQRDFVLRTIEERGIKFIRLWFTDVVGTLKSVAIAPAEVEGAFAEGLGFDGSAIEGLTRSFEADVLAHPDPTTFQILPWRGEVDPTARMFCDITTPDGQPAVADPRNVLKRTLAKAADRGFTFYTHPEIEFYLLKSSKFGKDGPVPVDSAGYFDNVPGGTAHDFRRRSVRMLEELGISVEFSHHEAGPGQNEIDLRYADALSTADNIMTFRTVIKEVAIEQGVYATFMPKPMSDQPGSGMHTHLSLFEGETNAFYEAGAQYQLSRTGRQFIAGLLKHAPEITAVTNQFVNSYKRLWGGDEAPSFVCWGHNNRSALIRVPLYKPNKGNSSRIEYRAIDSAANPYLAYSLMLAAGLKGIEEGYELPPEAEDNVWGLSDTERRALGYRQLPASLDHAIQFMEESELVAETLGEHVFNYVLLNKRQEWKEYRSQVTPFELQKNLEML from the coding sequence ATGGACAAGCAGCGCGACTTCGTTCTTCGTACCATCGAGGAACGGGGCATCAAGTTCATTCGTCTCTGGTTCACGGACGTCGTCGGCACCCTGAAATCGGTGGCGATCGCACCGGCCGAGGTCGAGGGCGCATTCGCAGAGGGTCTCGGTTTTGACGGTTCGGCCATCGAGGGCCTGACGCGGTCCTTCGAAGCGGATGTCCTCGCGCATCCGGATCCCACAACGTTCCAGATTCTGCCGTGGCGGGGCGAAGTCGACCCGACCGCACGCATGTTCTGCGATATCACGACCCCCGACGGGCAGCCTGCGGTTGCCGACCCGCGCAACGTGCTCAAACGCACGCTTGCGAAAGCGGCGGATCGCGGCTTCACGTTCTACACGCATCCTGAGATCGAGTTCTACCTGCTGAAGTCGTCGAAGTTCGGCAAGGACGGGCCGGTGCCCGTCGACTCCGCCGGATACTTCGACAACGTCCCCGGCGGAACCGCTCACGACTTCCGGCGCCGTTCCGTGCGGATGCTCGAGGAACTCGGCATTTCGGTGGAGTTCAGCCACCACGAGGCCGGCCCCGGCCAGAACGAGATCGACCTCCGGTATGCGGACGCCCTCTCGACGGCCGACAACATCATGACTTTCCGCACGGTCATCAAGGAGGTCGCCATCGAGCAGGGCGTCTACGCGACGTTCATGCCGAAGCCGATGTCCGACCAGCCGGGCTCGGGCATGCACACCCACCTGTCCCTCTTCGAGGGCGAGACGAACGCCTTCTACGAGGCGGGCGCGCAGTACCAGCTGTCCCGCACCGGGCGTCAGTTCATCGCGGGCCTGCTCAAGCACGCACCGGAGATCACCGCAGTCACGAACCAGTTCGTGAACTCGTACAAGCGGCTCTGGGGCGGGGACGAGGCGCCAAGCTTCGTCTGCTGGGGCCACAATAACCGGTCCGCGCTGATCCGCGTGCCGCTGTACAAACCGAACAAGGGCAACAGCTCTCGCATCGAATACCGGGCGATCGACTCCGCGGCGAACCCGTACCTTGCATACTCGCTCATGCTCGCTGCCGGCCTCAAGGGCATCGAAGAGGGCTACGAGCTGCCTCCGGAAGCCGAGGACAACGTCTGGGGGCTCAGCGATACCGAGCGCCGCGCACTCGGTTACCGCCAGTTGCCTGCGAGCCTCGACCACGCCATCCAGTTCATGGAGGAATCCGAACTCGTCGCCGAGACCCTGGGCGAGCACGTGTTCAACTACGTGCTGCTCAACAAACGGCAGGAGTGGAAGGAGTACCGCTCCCAGGTGACTCCGTTCGAGCTGCAAAAGAACCTCGAGATGTTGTAG